A single Vicugna pacos chromosome 15, VicPac4, whole genome shotgun sequence DNA region contains:
- the LOC102541840 gene encoding pterin-4-alpha-carbinolamine dehydratase 2 — protein sequence MSRVALQAEKMNHHPEWFNVYSKVQITLTSHACGGLTKRDVQLAKFIEKAAASV from the coding sequence ATGTCCCGAGTTGCCCTACAAGCAGAGAAGATGAATCATCACCCGGAGTGGTTCAATGTGTACAGCAAGGTCCAGATAACTCTCACATCACATGCCTGTGGCGGGCTGACCAAGAGAGACGTGCAACTGGCCAAGTTTATCGAAAAAGCAGCTGCTTCTGTGTGA